AGGCGTAATCATCAGGCCTGCATACAAAAAGCCGGTGTAGGGGATGCCATCTTTTGCCATGCCTGCCACGGTGGGGGCAATGATTTCGCGCATCACCTTGGCGTGTATGTCAGGAGTGACCACAGGGGCGGGGGAGTAGGCCCCCATGCCGCCGGTGTTGGGGCCCTGGTCGCCATCCAGCAGGCGTTTGTGGTCCTGGCTGGTGGCCAGTGGCAGGATATTCTTGCCATCGACCATCACGATAAAGCTGGCTTCTTCGCCCGTCAGGAATTCTTCGATGACCACGCGGGCACCGGCAGCTCCCAGCTTGTTGTCGGCCAGCATGGCGTCAATGGCGGCGTGTGCTTCGTCTTCATCCATCGCTACCACCACGCCCTTGCCAGCGGCCAGGCCATCGGCCTTGATGACGATAGGCGCGCCTTGCTCACGCACGTAGTCATGGGCAGCGGCGGCATCGGTAAACGTGGCATAAGCCGCGGTCGGAATGCCATGACGAATCATGAAGGCCTTGGCGAAATCCTTGGAGCTTTCCAGCTGGGCAGCGGCCTTGGTCGGGCCGAAAATCTTCAGGTCATTGGCACGGAACGCATCTACCACACCCTGCGAAAGCGGGGCTTCCGGGCCGACGATGGTCAGGGCGATCTGCTCCTTGAGTGCAAACTCCAGCAGATCCGCTACCGAGGAAACAGGAACATTGACCATGTCCGGGTTAAGTGCGGTGCCTGCATTGCCCGGCGCGACATAGACGCGGCTGATATTGGGGTTTTGCGTAACTTTCCAGGCCAGTGCGTGTTCGCGGCCACCGCTGCCAATGACGAGTACTTTCATGTTGTTAACCCTGTGCTATGTGAACAATGCCCCGCGATCTGAGCAATGGGCATTCCGCATAATCGGAAAGCCCATCCAGATGCGCAGGGCATGGCATGTTTAGTGACGGAAATGACGAATGCCGGTGAGCACCATGGCGATGCCATGCTCATCCGCGGCAGCAATGACTTCTTCATCGCGAATGCTGCCACCTGGCTGAATAACGCAAGCAGCACCGGCTTCAGCCAGCACGTCCACCCCATCGCGGAACGGGAAGAAAGCATCGGAAGCCACGGCAGAACCTTGCAGGGACAGGCCGGCATTTTGCGCCTTGATGGCGGCGATTTTGGTGCTATCCACGCGGCTCATCTGGCCTGCGCCCACGCCCAGCGTCATGCCATTGCCACAGAAGACGATGGCATTGGATTTGACATACTTGGCCACGCGCCAGGCGAAGAGCAGATCTTGCAGCTGTTGCGGTGTAGGCTGTGTGCGGGTAACCACCTTGAGATCAGACAGGCTGAGCTCGTGGTTGTCCGCAGTCTGAATCAGCAGGCCCGAGCCCACGCGCTTGGTGTCATGCGAATTGCGGCCTTGCTCCCAGGCGCTGCTGCCACCGGGTGGTAATGCAATCTTGAGCACGCGCACATTGGCCTTGGCCTTGAAAATCGCCAGCGCATCGGCCGTGAAGTCAGGGGCAATCAGTACTTCAACAAACTGCTTGGCAACGGCTTCTGCCGCGGCAGCATCCACAGTCTGGTTGAAGGCGATAATGCCGCCGAATGCCGAGGTCGTGTCCGTCTGGAAAGCCTTGCTGTACGCTTCGAGCGCGGTCGCGCCTACGGCAACGCCACAAGGGTTGGCATGCTTGACGATCACGCAGGCGCCACTGTCAAAGCTCTTCACGCATTCCCAGGCGGCATCGGCATCAGCGATGTTGTTGTAGGAAAGCTCCTTGCCCTGCAACTGTTCGGCGGTGACCAGTGAGCCAGGTGCCGGGTACAAGTCGCGGTAGAACGCCGCCTGCTGGTGCGGGTTTTCGCCATAGCGCAGGTCTTGCACCTTGACGAAGCGGCCATTGGTTTGTGCAGGGAATGCGCTGCGGGTGCCATCGGTATTGATGGAAGAAAGATAATCGCTGATGGCGGCATCGTAGTTGCTGATGCGGTTGAACGCGGCGACGGACAGCGCAAAGCGTGTGGACTGGCTGGTGGCGCCACCCGTGCTCTTCATCTCATCCAGCACGGCGGCGTATTGCGATGCATCGGTCAGCACCACGACGTCTTTCCAGTTCTTGGCGGCGGAGCGCACCATGGCCGGGCCACCGATGTCGATGTTTTCAATCGCATCTTCCAGCGTACAGTCGGCCTTGGCAACAGTGGCCTCGAACGGATAAAGATTCACGCACAGCAAATCAATATTGGGGATGCCCGCTTCCTGCATGGCGCTTACATGTTCGGGCAGATCGCGACGGCCCAGCAGACCGCCGTGCACCTTGGGATGCAGCGTTTTGACGCGGCCATCCAGCATTTCAGGAAAGCCGGTGTAATCACTGACTTCAATCACCGGAATCTGGTGATCGCGAAACAGCTTAGCCGTGCCGCCAGTCGAGAGGATTTCGACGCCAAAGGCGTGCAGGCTTTGGGCAAATTCGACGATGCCTGCCTTGTCGGAAACGCTGATGAGTGCTCTTTTGATGATGGCCATGATGTCAGTTGATGTCTGTGTGGGTCAGTAAATATGCGTCGTTAAATTGAAGCGGGAAAAATAAAACAGGAAAACATGTAGCGCAGCAGGAAGCGGCCGTGGCCGCCTGGCGGTTATTCAATCTGGTAAAGCTGCATCTTCTTGCGCAGGGTGTTGCGATTGAGGCCGAGAATCTCGGCAGCCTTGCTCTGGTTGCCCCCGGCACGATGCAGCACGTATTCGAGCATGGGTTTTTCCACGCAGCCCATCACCATGTCATACACGGCGTGGGGCGGCTGGCCATCCAGGTCTTTGAAATATTCATCCAGGGCAGCCCGGATACAGGCGGCGACGTCTTTGTTACTCATATTCAGGCCGCCATCGCTTGGTCGTCGGAGGAGTCAGTCTCGGGGACATATTGCAGACGCTGGTCGTGCTGCAGCAACTGGCTGAAGAACTGGCTGATGGCTGCCTGTTGCTCGTCTACGGTTTGCAACTGATTCATGTGGTGGCGGAAATTCGCGGAATCCTTCAGCCCCTTGGTATACCAGGAGATATGCTTGCGCGCCACGCGCATGCCGGTCAGCTCGCCGTAAAAGTCATACAGGTCCTGCACATGGTCCAGCATCACTTGGTGAATTTCGCTTACTTCGGGTGGCGGCAGATGCTCGCCGGTTTCGAGGAAATGCGCAATCTCACGGAAAATCCAAGGGCGACCCTGCGCCGCACGGCCTATCATCACGGCATCGGCCTGGGTGTATTCCAGCACAAACTTGGCTTTTTCCGGGGTGGTGATATCGCCATTGGCGATCAACGGAATCTTGATGGCTTGCTTGACGGCGGCAATGGTGTCGTACTCGGCATCGCCGTTATACAGGCAAGCCCGGGTGCGGCCATGCATGGCCAAGGCTTGAACGCCGATGTCTTCCGCCATGCGCGCCACGGCCACAGCGTTGCGGTTGTTCTTGTCCCAGCCGGTACGGATTTTCAGGGTCACCGGCACATCCACGGCGGCCACCACTGCTTTCAGAATCTGCGATACCAGCGGCTCATCCTTGAGCAAGGCCGAGCCGGCCATCACATTGCAAATCTTCTTGGCCGGACAACCCATGTTGATATCGATGATCTGCGCACCGTTATCCACATTGTGCTTGGCGGCTTCCGCCATCATCTTCGGGTCTGCCCCGGCGATCTGCACCGAAATCGGCTCCACTTCGCCCTCGTGGTTGGCGCGGCGCAAGGTCTTGGCACTGCCATACAGCAACGAGTTCGACGTCACCATCTCGGAAACAGCCAGCCCTGCCCCCAGCTTCTTGCATAGCATGCGGAAAGGCCGATCCGTCACGCCTGCCATAGGCGCAACCACCAGATTGTTTTTTAGTTTGTATGGGCCGATTTGCACTGAAGCTGAAACCTTGGACAAAGTCCGTACGATGATTGTGGAAAAGCTGCCTATTTTATATGCAAACGGCAGGCGCGCAAAACGAAAAATTGTAATTAGTGGGCTTGACAAGAGTAAAAGCATGCCTCTGCTAGCTTGTTGATTCCCTTAATACTATCGAGATTGTCCCGTGCCCCGTCCCAGGGCAGAGTCAGGCAAAAACACTTACCTTGCTGAACCACATTTTCTGGCATCAGAATGCCTGAAAAGTGGGCTTCACGCGATGGATGCTTTATGCTGGCGCCACCCCGATACCATAAGCACATATCCCGATGAACATGCAGCCGACATCTACCCCTTCCACCACCCGCATCGCCTTTGCCAGCTTCATCGGCACGGCCATTGAGTTCTATGATTTTTACATCTACGCCATGGCGGCGGCACTGGTGATCGGGCAGGTGTTCTTCCCGGCGGAGGCGCCAGCGGCACAGTCGCTCAATGCCTTTTTGACCTTTGGCATTGCCTTTCTGGCGCGGCCGCTGGGGGCGGTGCTGTTTGGGCATTTTGGTGACAGGGTGGGGCGCAAGGTGACGCTGGCGGCATCGTTGCTGTTGATGGGGATTAGCACGCTGCTGATAGGCGTGCTGCCGGGCTATGCCGAATGGGGCGTGTGGGCGCCTGTGGTGTTGTGCCTGTTGCGCTTTGGTCAGGGCCTGGGGCTGGGCGGTGAATGGGGTGGAGCGGCCCTGCTGGCTACCGAACATGCGCCGGAGGGGCGGCGTGCCTGGTTTGGCATGTTTCCGCAGTTGGGGCCATCCGTGGGCTTTTTGCTGGCGACCTTGAGTTTTCTTGGTTTAAG
Above is a window of Methylovorus glucosotrophus DNA encoding:
- the purD gene encoding phosphoribosylamine--glycine ligase; translation: MKVLVIGSGGREHALAWKVTQNPNISRVYVAPGNAGTALNPDMVNVPVSSVADLLEFALKEQIALTIVGPEAPLSQGVVDAFRANDLKIFGPTKAAAQLESSKDFAKAFMIRHGIPTAAYATFTDAAAAHDYVREQGAPIVIKADGLAAGKGVVVAMDEDEAHAAIDAMLADNKLGAAGARVVIEEFLTGEEASFIVMVDGKNILPLATSQDHKRLLDGDQGPNTGGMGAYSPAPVVTPDIHAKVMREIIAPTVAGMAKDGIPYTGFLYAGLMITPEGDVKTLEFNCRMGDPETQPIMLRLKTDLVGLAEHAVNGTLDQATVDWDRRTALGVVMAAANYPDTPRTGDEITGLPRDLQDAHVFHAGTRLEDGRVLTSGGRVLCVTALGETVKYAQSRAYQIAEEIRFDGAQMRKDIGYRAVKS
- the purH gene encoding bifunctional phosphoribosylaminoimidazolecarboxamide formyltransferase/IMP cyclohydrolase — translated: MAIIKRALISVSDKAGIVEFAQSLHAFGVEILSTGGTAKLFRDHQIPVIEVSDYTGFPEMLDGRVKTLHPKVHGGLLGRRDLPEHVSAMQEAGIPNIDLLCVNLYPFEATVAKADCTLEDAIENIDIGGPAMVRSAAKNWKDVVVLTDASQYAAVLDEMKSTGGATSQSTRFALSVAAFNRISNYDAAISDYLSSINTDGTRSAFPAQTNGRFVKVQDLRYGENPHQQAAFYRDLYPAPGSLVTAEQLQGKELSYNNIADADAAWECVKSFDSGACVIVKHANPCGVAVGATALEAYSKAFQTDTTSAFGGIIAFNQTVDAAAAEAVAKQFVEVLIAPDFTADALAIFKAKANVRVLKIALPPGGSSAWEQGRNSHDTKRVGSGLLIQTADNHELSLSDLKVVTRTQPTPQQLQDLLFAWRVAKYVKSNAIVFCGNGMTLGVGAGQMSRVDSTKIAAIKAQNAGLSLQGSAVASDAFFPFRDGVDVLAEAGAACVIQPGGSIRDEEVIAAADEHGIAMVLTGIRHFRH
- the dusB gene encoding tRNA dihydrouridine synthase DusB, yielding MQIGPYKLKNNLVVAPMAGVTDRPFRMLCKKLGAGLAVSEMVTSNSLLYGSAKTLRRANHEGEVEPISVQIAGADPKMMAEAAKHNVDNGAQIIDINMGCPAKKICNVMAGSALLKDEPLVSQILKAVVAAVDVPVTLKIRTGWDKNNRNAVAVARMAEDIGVQALAMHGRTRACLYNGDAEYDTIAAVKQAIKIPLIANGDITTPEKAKFVLEYTQADAVMIGRAAQGRPWIFREIAHFLETGEHLPPPEVSEIHQVMLDHVQDLYDFYGELTGMRVARKHISWYTKGLKDSANFRHHMNQLQTVDEQQAAISQFFSQLLQHDQRLQYVPETDSSDDQAMAA
- a CDS encoding Fis family transcriptional regulator, whose protein sequence is MSNKDVAACIRAALDEYFKDLDGQPPHAVYDMVMGCVEKPMLEYVLHRAGGNQSKAAEILGLNRNTLRKKMQLYQIE